The genomic region ATAAACCCGTATATGAAAATGCGCCGTATGCCGATATTTAACAGTGTTTATTGAAACTCAAATCTGTAACGCAGAAGTATTTTTTATTGACAACGGGAGGTAAAAATGAACAGAAAAGTAAAGAACGCTTTTTTTATTTTGTTTTTGGTGTGCACAATATCTGTATTGTCGCTGGATAGCCTTGCAGACGTTACCGCTCTTCAGGAGAGAACCATTGAAAAAATAAGGGGCAAATATTATGAAAAGCCTTTCAGAATAATAAATGCCGGGTGGGAGAACGTGGAATACGACGTCGAGCCCAGTTCCAAATTTCCATATGCCGCTGGCAGGGTTAAGGACAAATATCTTCAGGAGGCGCTTAATGCCCTTAATTTCGTGCGTTATGTGGCAGGTTTGCCCGATGATGTTTATATTGATGAAACCTACACAAATTATGCCCAGCATGGCGCTGTGTTGCTGGCGGCTTTGGACACTTTGACGCATTCTCCACAAAAGCCCGGCGACATGCCTGAAAAATTTTATGAAACTGCGTATAAAGGGCCGAGCAGTTCAAACTGCAGTTATGGTTACAATAACATCCTGAGTACAATTTTCGGGTACATGGATGATTCGGATTCATCCAACATCGATCGCGTGGGACACCGCAGGTGGCTTTTGAATCCGCCTTTGCAGAAGACCGGCTTTGGATACTGCGAAAGGTACTCGGATACATATGTATTTGACTGGTCGCGGAAAAATGCGATTAAATATGATTTTATTGCGTGGCCGGCCAAAAACTACATGCCTGTGGAGCTTATGCACAGAAATATCGCCTGGTCTGTGAATCTCGGCGATGAATATGACTATCCTTCAATTAACGATGTCAAGGTAATTCTGGAAAGAAAAAATGACGGGAAAACATGGGTTTTCAGCCGTAACGGTATTTCCGGCGGAGACAACGGTTATTTCAATGTGGACAATAACAATTACGGAATGCCAAAATGCATTATATTCAGGCCCGATATTGACGGGTATGAAGCAAATAACATATTCGATGTAACGATTACAGGAATTTCGAAAGGCGGATCCCCCGCCGAAATCAGATACACCGTCCAGATGTTCAACCTCCTTCAGCCGGCACCTGTGAAAGCCGACAAGAAAGAAGGCACTTATCTGAACGGAATGGAAGTGGCTTTATTCTGTGAAACGCCTGACGCGGACATTTATTATACCACCGACGGATCCATACCGACACCGAAAAGCAACTGGTACATGGGACCGATATATATCGATAAAACAACGGTTATAAAGGCGATTTCTTACATAAACGGAGAACAAAGTGAAGTATACACTTTCCATTACAATATAGAACAAGTCAGCGAATGGGCCGTTTCAGACATCGAAAAGGCTATATCATTGAAACTGATACCGCCATCAATGCAGAAGAGTTACCGTGAAAACATAAGCCGGGCTGATTTTTGCAGGCTGGCGGTGAATTTCCTGGTTCAGAAAACCGGGAAACCCATTGAAAAATTGCTCAGGGAAAACAATGTTTCAATACGGTATGACGTTTTTACCGATACTTCGGACAAAGAAATTCTCGCAGCCAATGCGCTGGGGATTGTAAAAGGAATCGGAGGGGGCAGGTTTAACCCGAATGGTCTGATTACCCGTCAGGAGGCTGCCGTAATGCTGATGCGTACTGCGGCGGTTCTTGGAATTACCGAAACAAATGGTAAACCTCAGACCTTTGCCGACAGCGATGAGTTTGCCGAGTGGGCAAAGGAAGCCATTGCTTTTGTTTCGTCACTGAGGGATAAAACAGCTGACAAAGCGATTATGGGCGGAGTGGGTAACGGCCGTTTTTCTCCGAACGGCAATTACACCCGTGAACAATCCTACGTGACAATGCTCAGACTATTTAATGCCATTGAGTAATCTGCAATGCTGCGAACGGTAAAATATTATCCACTGATGCATATATGGCAAAATCAATTATATTGTTTGTCGGAAGATTATCCGTGCGGATTTAACGTTGATGTGATGGCAAATGGTCGGACTGGGAACAATTATTAACACAATAGGCATTATTGGTGGCGGCTTATCAGGGATGTTTTTCGGAAAATTCTTAAAGGAACGCCATCAGGAAGCCTTAAAAATGTCATGTGGAATCAGTGTTCTTTTTATAGGTATTGCCGGGGCAATGGAAGGAATGCTTACCGTTAACGACAACGTTATAAGCAGCGGTCAGACAATGCTTATAACCCTTTGCCTTGCAATAGGTACCCTGATAGGCGAAATCATTGACATTGAACATTTGTTTGAAAGATTCGGCGAATGGCTGAGATTAAAAACCGGGAATTCAAATGACAACAGTTTTGTTAATGCCTTTGTAACAGCGTCATTGACCGTTTGTATCGGGGCAATGGCCATTGTCGGCGCAATTCAGGACGGGATAACAGGTAACTGGTCAATTCTTGCAACCAAGGCAATACTTGATTTTATCATTGTCATGGTAATGACCTGTTCCCTTGGAAAGGGATGTATGTTCTCCGCCGTTCCTGTTTTCATATTTGAGGGGGTTATAACTGCCCTTTCTTCGTTGTTAAAGCCCATAATGACCGATTTGGCGATGAAATACCTGTCGCTTGTCGGTTCGGTTCTCATTTTCTGTGTGGGGCTGAACCTTGTATGGGGCAAAAAAATAAAGGTTGCCAATATGCTTCCGGCGATTGTTCTTGCAGTTATTGCCGCTTTTCTGCCGGTTTCTTTCTGAGAAAACAAAAGGCAGTCCCGTATTTGCAAGCTGTGTCCTGACCGGAAAATCCAATGATTGCAAAAAAACTTACGTTTAATGGTCCCATTCTTGGATATCTGCCAGCTGAAAAAAATAAAATACGGAAATTAGGCAAAATGACAAAACGCTGCGTTGAGACAGCATTTTTTTGTATGAAACATATGTTTGACACCGGTAGCACAGTAATGATATAATGAGCAAATGTTAACTAGCTAATGATTAACAAGCTAATAATGAGGAGGTGAGAAATTGGAAATATGGAAAGTAATGATGCTGAAAAGGTTGGTAATAAAGAAATTATTCATCAGTTGATCAGTTTTGCGATAAAACACAGGAAAATAATGCAGCATTACCTTGATAAAACAGGGGTCTACCATGCCCAGCACCGATTACTGATGGAGATTGCCCGTAATCCAAACGTGTCGCAAAACGATATTGCCAGATCGATGGACGTGTCTGCGGCTACGATAGCAGTATCGCTTAAAAAACTGGAAAATAAAGGGTATATTAGACGGGAGACCGATGAAGGAGATAACAGGCTTAATAAAATCATTATTACGGAGAAGGGGAACAATGTTGTAGAACAAAGCAAACAGATTTTTAAACAGACCAATCAAAAAGTTTTTGAAGGGTTTACTTATGATGAAAAATGCACCCTGTTTGTTTTATTACAAAAATTGGACAATAATTTAAACAAAATGGAGGAAGAAATAAAATCCAAGAAAGAAAGGACATAAAGCGATGAAACGGTATTGGAAATATGCAAAACCATATTTATCTGCTTTTATCATAGGTCCCATACTTATGATTGTGGAAGTTATCGGTGAAGTGGTCATGCCTCTGTTATTAAGCAACATCATTGATAACGGTATAGTCGGAGGCAGAGGCATTTCTTATATAGTCAAAACAGGTATAATCATGATAATTACGGCATTGTGCATGATGGGAGGCGGTGTAGGCGGGGCGTATTTCGCAATTAAGGCCTCCACAGGTTTTGCCAACGACCTGAGAAAAGACCTGTTCAGAAAAATCCAGAAATTTTCCTTTTACAACATTGATCAGTACAGCACCGGCTCGTTGGTTACAAGGTTAACGAATGATATTACCCAGGTACAGAATATGATCCAGATGATGTTGAGGATGGCGTTAAGAGCCCCCGGAATGCTTATAGGTGCGCTAATTATGGCTTTTACGCTGAATTCAAAACTTGCATTGGTAATCCTGTGCGTAATTCCGCTGCTGTCTCTGGCAATTTATATCATCCTGAAAGTCGCTTTCCCAAGGTTCAATAACATGCAGAAAAAACTCGATGCCCTTAATACTACGACTCAGGAGAATTTAACCAATATCAGGGTTGTAAAGTCATTTGTCAGGGAACGGTATGAGGAAGAAAAATTCAAAAAGGCCAATACCGATTTAAAAGAAAGTACAGTCAGTGCGATGAAAGTCGTAATTTTCACGATGCCTCTCATGATTATTACGATGAATATAACGACATTGGCCGTTGTATGGTTTGGCGGAAATCAGATTATTGCAGGCAATATGACATCGGGTGTCCTGACTGCGTTTGTAAATTACGTTATTCAGATACTGATGTCGCTTATAATGGTTTCAATAATTATTCTGAATGCCTCAAGAGCCATTGCCTCCGCAAGGCGTATCAATGAAATTCTCAATACCCGCATTGATTTGACCGATGACGAGGCAAAGCATAAAGAGCTTACCGTTAAACATGGTAAGATAGAATTCAGGGGTGTTCACTTTAAATATTACAAAAACAGCGAAAAATGGGTTTTGGAGAATATCAATCTTGTCATAAACCCCGGCGAAACCGTGGGCATAATAGGTTCAACTGGCAGCGGCAAGTCAAGCCTTGTGCAGTTAATCCCAAGGTTATATGATGCTGATCTTGGTGAAGTCCTCGTGGACGATGTCAATGTCAGGGATTATTCACTTAAAAACCTTCGCGACGGAGTGGGTATTGTACTGCAGAAAAACGTTCTGTTCTCCGGAACCATTAAGGAAAACCTCAAATGGGGAAATGAAAATGCAGATGACGAGGAAATTTACCAATACGCCGAAAGTGCCCAGGCTCATGGTTTTATTACTTCATTTGAAGCCGGATACGATACTGAGCTTGGACAGGGTGGAGTGAATTTGTCCGGCGGGCAGAAACAAAGGCTGTGTATTGCCAGGGCATTGCTGAAAAAACCCAAAATACTTATTCTTGACGACAGTACCAGTGCGGTTGACAGTGCTACCGAGGCCAGAATAAGGGAAAATCTAAATAAGATGCTAAAGGGCACGACGAAAATCATAATTGCCCAGAGGATTTCTTCGGTAATCAATGCCGACAAGATTGTTGTACTGGATGACGGGAAAATTGTCGGTGTGGGCACACACGAAGAATTACTGAAAAACTGTGAAACATACGCTGAAATTTATTACTCGCAGGTAGACAAGAGGGTGACGGCATAATGAGTCATATAAGTGAAGAGAGAAAAGAAATATTATTGCGCAGATACGGGAATATAAACGCAACTGCAGGCCCTGGAAAAATGCCTATGCCCGGTCCGGGTGGCAGAAGGCCAGGCGGCCCGCATGGACGTATAGGAGGCAGCAAACCAAAAAACGCCTCAGCGACGGTTAACAGACTGCTTGCTTATATTGGGCGGGACAAGATTAAAATTCTGTTTGTTCTTGCCTGTGTTCTGGGAAGTACTCTGACGAATCTCGCAGGAAGCTATATTCTGCGCCCGATCATAAACAATCTCGTATCGTCCGGAAAAACCGCACAGGAAAAAGTCAGCAATCTTTTAATCGGTATACTGACGATGGCAGGCATTTATCTGGTGGGGGCAGTATGTTCTTACCTGCAGCAGAGAATCATGATAGGAGTTTCCCAGAATGCTTTGATAAAAATCAGGGAAGATTTGTTCAGCAAAATACAAAGGCTTCCGTTAAAATATCACGATACCCATACCCATGGCGATCTCATGAGCCGTTTTACAAATGACCTTGATTCAGTGGGCGAGATGCTTAATAATACGCTGCCGCAGATCTTCTCAGGTATTATTAACCTCCTTGGCACTCTGGTTCTTATGTTTGTTACAAACTGGATCCTTGCGGTAATTGTCATTGTAATTACACCTTTGCTGGCCTATGTGGGAGGTTTGATAGGAAAACAGAGCAGGAAATATTTCTCGGGGCAACAACAGGCCCTTGGTGCGGTAAACGGGTATATTGAGGAAACCATTACCGGGCAGAAAGTAATAAAGGTGTTCTGCCATGAAGAAACTACAATTGAAGAGTTTGAATTCCTAAGTGACAATCTGCGGGAAAAGCAGATGAAAGCACAGTTTTTTGGCGGTATTATGGGACCTGTCATGGGTAATCTGAGCCAGGTAAGCTTTGCAATTGCCGCAACGGTAGGCGGGGTTCTTTGCCTGACGGAAAACTTTGATATTGGCGGTCTGACCATATTTACAAACTATGCAAGGCATTTTTCAAGACCGATAAATGAGCTTTCGATGCAGATGAATGTTATTTATGCCGCATTGGCCGGTGCGGAAAGGGTATTTGAAGTTATGGATGAAACACCCGAAACAAATGACTCGCCCGGAGCAATTGAAATATGTGCAAGGTCAAACCGTGTGAAAGGTGCAAGGTTAATAAAAGGGGAAGTGGTACTGAAAAATGTCACATTTGGTTATGTGCCTGGGAAAGTTGTACTGAAAAATATAAATGTAACGGCCAAACCGGGACAGAAAATAGCCTTTGTGGGTTCCACAGGGGCGGGAAAGACAACCATTACGAATCTGATTAACAGATTCTATGAAATTGATGAGGGAGAAATATTAATTGACGGTATAAATATCAAGAACATAAAAAAAGATTCATTAAGAAGCAATATAGCAATGGTGCTTCAGGACACCCATCTGTTCTCCGGAACTGTACGGGAAAATATCCGGTACGGCCGTCTTGACGCAACCGATGAGGAAGTTATTGAGGCGGCCAAGATAGCCTGTGCCCATTCATTCATTGAAAGGCTGCCCCAAGGATATGATACGGTGCTTGAAGGCGACGGTGCAAACCTCAGCCAGGGTGAAAGGCAGCTTCTGAATATCGCCCGGGCCGCGATATCAAAAGCTCCTATCCTTATACTCGACGAAGCCACAAGTTCGGTAGACACAAGAACGGAAAAATACATTGAGCGCGGTATGGACCAGTTAATGAAAAACAGGACCACTTTCGTAATCGCCCACAGGCTGTCTACCGTCAGAAATGCCGACCTGATTATTGTACTGGAACACGGCGAAATTATAGAGCAGGGCACCCACGAAGAGCTGCTTGCCCTGGGCGGCAGGTATTATCAGCTTTACACCGGTCAGGCGGAACTGGACTGAAAAGGCAGCTTCTTTAAAAATGAAAAGGCCGGTCTGTTGCTGTTACGGGCAATAGACCGGTTTTTGCGTTTTCACATCTTTATGATCTGATAACCGGTAAGGAATGAAACCAATGGCGATATAAGGTATTATATTTTTTTATATGTTTATCACATTACAACGTGGAACAGTATATGGAACAGATATATGGGAAAATCCGGTAATAATTACGTGATTTTAAATTCTGAAGGTGATGGCGACATAATTTTTTCAAAAATTACAGCATTAAATCAATTTATTCTTGTGCTTATTTGATTTTTTATTTTCCTGTTGATATTATTATTCAGGGTGTTAAATTATATATAGAACAGAAGTAAACAATTACCGGGAAAAAGAGTGGTTATATGTTTTTTGTGGGAGTGTTTGGCGTACAGGACAAGGATAAGTATATAGGTGCATATAACAACATTATATGTCCGTCATGCGGAAGCCTGGCCAGATATGAAATTTTTAAGACATACAGATATTTTCATATATTTTTTATACCAACTTTCAGGTGGAATATAAGATACATCGCAAAAACCTCATGCTGTGGCCGGCTGTATGAACTGGATCCCGTGGTTGGCAGGGAATTTGAGAACAATCCTTATGCCGAGATCAGAGAAGAAAATTTAAGGCCTTTGGGAAATTATTCTCCGTTTAAGTACTGCATAAACTGTAGAACCAATATACCCGCGGAATATAACTTTTGTCCGTACTGTGGAGGAAAGCTCTGAGCAGGCGGACAAAAACCCGTATTGAATAAGGTTTTTTATTCTGTTACAATTTAGTTAATTACTTATTAGACTTTTTGTCATTAATTTTGTATTTTTGTAATGGTTTGTATTGAATAAATAATCAGAAATCAAAAATCAAAAGAAAAAGAGGTTTGCTATGGCTGGGTTGTTTGGATTTTTTGACTATACAAGGGAAGGACCCGGAGTGCCCAAGGATGCGCCTCCGAAGCCGAGAATCAGGATATTCTTTGAAGTACTTGGAAGAAAATTCTGGAATATTGTCAAAGTTAACATGCTTTTTGGTGTTTTTAATATACCGGCGCTTTTATTCCTGGTCTTTTTTGCAGCTTACCTTCAGGCGCTGATAACGCAGAATGCGGTAATGGACGCTGAAGAAATGGCAAACAGTTTGTTCTTCGGAACAATTCCGTTGATGACGATATTCGTTTGCCTGCCTTTAATTACCGTAGGGCCGGCTCAGGCCGGGATGACGTACATTCTGCGAAATTATTCCCGTGAGGAGCATGCGTTTATCTGGGGAGATTTTAAAGAGCAGGCGATAAAGAATTTTAAGCAGAGCATGATTGTAAGCATTATAAATGCCTTTTTTACCGTGCTTGTAATTCTGGATATTTATTTCTACCTGAATTTCAACAAGGACAATCTGCTTATGACTGCCGCAACTGCTTTTATCATTGTGGCCTTTTTGATATTTATGATGATGAGCATGTATATATACCCGATGATGGTTACGTTTGATTTAACCATAAGGCAGTTATACAAGAATGCATTCCTGTTTGCCATAATGAAATTTTTCCCGAATCTTTTAATACTGATTGTCATATTCCTGATAGTGTTTTTCTCGTTCTATTATCCGGTGATAGGCTATCTTATGTTTATCTTCATTACAATGGGGTTAACAAGCTATATAACAAACTTTTACGTTTACTCCAAGATAGACAAATACATGATACAGCCAGTTCTGCAGGCCAATAAGGAAAACGGGGAAACAAGTGACGAAGAAAAAATATTTTCAGATACGCCGATTATCGGCAATAATGATGAGACTAACAATAATGAACAAAACTGAGTCCGCTTGGATTAACGGGAATAGTCTTGAAGAAATAAAAAGGGCGGTTTATTAGCCGCCCTTAAATATTTAACAAGTCTTTCATCGTATAAAAACCTGGGTTTTTGTCATGAATGAATACTGCTGCTTTCAATGCGCCCACTCCGAAGATATCCCTGCTGTTGGCTACATGCCTCAATTCGATGATTTCATCATTTCCTGCAAAAATAACGGTGTGATCGCCTGCTATTGTTCCGCCCCGCACCGAATGTATACCTATTTCGTCCTTGCTGCGTTTAACGCGGCTTGAATGCCGGTCGTAAACATACCTGTATTTTTCAGGCACTGCCTGGTTTATTGCATCGGCAAGGGCAAGAGCCGTTCCGCTTGGTGCGTCAATTTTTTGGTTGTGATGGCGTTCAATTATTTCAATATCAAAATTGCTGTATAAAACTTTCGCCGCTTTCTGAACAAGATCAATCAGAAGGTTCACGCCAAGGGACATGTTGGCCGAATGAAGGACAGGGATAACCTTCGAGGCTTCTTTCAGTTTTGCCGCCTGTTCATCGGAAAGGCCGGTTGTGGCGACTATAAGCGGGATTTTTTTTGCAAGGGCGAAATTTAAAACCGTTTGAAGCGCCGAAGGGTGAGAAAAATCGATAATAACGTCCACAGGTATGTTGAAGTTTTCCAGTTGCGTAAAAACCGGATAATCGTTTTTGATATTGTCATGTATGTCGTATCCTGCAACAATCCTGACGTCTTCACGGTCACGTGCAAGGTTTGTTATTACCTGACCCATTTTACCGTTACAGCCACTTAAAAGAATTCTTACCATTCTATTCATCCTTTCGTGAAAGCAGAAATGTTTTAAATCAGACCGTACTCGGAAAGCGCGGCGCGCACGGTGTTCAGCCCCTTTTCGCTTATGTCAACCAGCGGCAGCCGGCATTTTCCAACATTCATTCCCATCTCGTTCATTGCGGCTTTTACCGGTATTGGGTTAACTTCGCAGAACAGGGCATTAACAAGGTTAACGATTTTAATCTGTATTTCTCGGCTTGTTTCAATGTCACCGTTCAGGAATGAACGAACCATTTTATGCATGTCTGCAGGAATTATGTTCGCGGCAACCGAAATAACCCCTTTTCCGCCAAGGGCAAGAAGAGGAACAACGTTGCCGTCTTCCCCAGAATATATTACAAGATTATCTCCGCAAAGATATCTTGTCTGCGCTACCTGATTCAGGTTGCATTCCTTTACCGCAACGATGTTCGGAATTTCGGACAGGCGTTTTAAAGTTTCGGGATTTATGTTCAGGTTTGTCCTTGACGGAACGTTATACAGTACAACGGGAATTTTAACCGATTCTGCTATGGCTTTAAAATGCTGATACAATCCTTCCTGTGTGGTTTTATTGTAATAGGGAGTTACGGTAAGTATTGAATCGGCGCCTACAGATTCGGCATATTTGCTTAGTTCAATAGCATGCCGTGTATCATTGCTTCCTGTACCGGCCATAACATGTACTCTTCCTGCCACTTTTTCAACGGCAAACTTAATTACCGCCTTATGTTCCTCATCGGGCATTGTCGACGCTTCGCCTGTGGTTCCGCAAATAAGAATAGCATCGGTTCCTTCTTTTATTTGCCATTCAATAAGTTCTTCGAGCTTTTCATAATTAACCCCGTCGCCGGTAAATGGGGTTATAAGGGCCACACATGAGCCCTCAAAAATAGGATTTTTCAAGGATATCACTCCTTTTCGAGGTATTCGGCAAGCCGCTGAGCAATCTGGACCGCATTTGTTGCAGCGCCTTTGCGGATATTGTCAGCAACAACCCATAAATTTACGCCGCTTTCAACACTTTCATCTCTTCGAATCCTTCCGACAAAAACCTCGTCTTTGCCTGATGCCGTGATTGGCATGGGGTAAAGGTTATTTGCAGGATCGTCCTGAACAATGACACCGGGTGCTTCCCTTAATGTATTTCTCAAATCATCAAGATCGAAAGGCTTTTCAAACTCGACATTTATGGATTCGCTGTGGGAGTTAAATACCGGTACCCTGACGGTTGTGGCGGTTATGCGAAGGCTTTGGTCGTGCAGTATTTTCCTCGTTTCGTTGATCATTTTCATTTCTTCTTTCGTATACCCGTTGTCTGTAAACACATCAATATGAGGCAGTATATTTCCTGCGATCGGATATGGAAACTTTTTCGGAGGTTCACCTTTAAGCCCGTCTTCCAAATCCTTGTAACCTTGCATTCCCGCACCTGAAACAGCCTGGTAAGTCGAATAAACAATCCTCTTTATGCGGTATTTGTCATGCAACGGCTTTAATACCACAACTGCCTGAATTGTAGAACAGTTCGGGTTTGCAATTATACCCTTATTCCATTTGATGTCTTCAGGGTTTACCTCAGGAACAACAAGGGGAACAGAAGGATCCATTCTCCATGCGCTGCTGTTGTCTATAACAGTGCAACCTTTTTCTGCGGCAATTGGTGCGTATTTCTGACTGACACTCGCTCCGGCTGAAAAAAGAGCAAAGTCAATGCCTCTGTCAAATGAGTTCTCATTCAGTTCCTCAACCGTATATTCCTTTCCTTGGAAAGTAAGTTTCTGACCGGCTGATCTGCCTGATGCAAACAGAAACAGATCTGAAATAGGAAAGTTTCTTTCTTCAAGAACCTTCAGCATCATCCGCCCTACCATTCCGGTAGCGCCGACAACAGCCACTCTGTACTTTCTCATAACAAACCCTCCAAAATATTTATACTATATTAAATATTGATTTACAACATTAGAATAAATGCCATGTTCACCGTTTCAAACTCGCTTTATAAAATAAAAACTGCTGACGGACTCTCAGCAGTTAACGCATACCTTTGCCGGCAGGGACAAAGGTACTTTTACTACCGATAGCGCTCCATCAATTGAAAAATTGATGACAGTCCAGCAGTTATTCACTGAAGGACCAGGAAAACTCCATATGGGTGAAATTTTCCTTCGGCATTTTTTCCTTTCAGCCCATATCATCGGTACCCATATACCTCAATGGACCTACTGATAAAAAATGCACCTCTATCTTCCGATATTCATTTTTCAGTGCCTATGTTATAATTTATTCGGTATCCGGCATTTTTGCTTCAGTTTTGTGAATCCGTAACCGGCAATTTTCAAGAGTTAAGGTTTATGCTTTCAGGTTACAGTAATAATAACATCAAATAATAGCCATGTCAAACAGAAAATTCACACAAACTGAATAATTATTATTTTTTGCCCGAAATGTTCTGCTGGTAACGTTAAATATTGAATGATGGCTGAATATTGAAACAATAAAGTACAGGCGGAATAAAAAGAATTATTTAATATTTGGTTGACAAACATGTACCCGGGAAGGTATAATTTAAAGCTGTAAAGTAATTGTACTTGACAGGGGTTTAATTGTGGAAGAATATGCAAAAGTGGCAATACTGCTCGATTTGTACGGGCAGCTATTAACGCCGAGGCAATATCAGATATTGGATTTGTATTATAACAGCGATTATACCCTTGGAGAGATTGCGTCACAACTGAATATCAGCCGTCAGGGCGTGTATGACGGTGTAAAAAAGGGGAAGAAGACGCTAAAAGAACTTGAAGAGAAGCTTGGGCACGCCAAAAGGTTTTTAAGACACGAAGAGGCATTGAAAAATATATTGTCCAGTTTACGCAGCGTGAAATTTGTGAACAGAGAGGAAGACGAAAAAATAATCAACCTGTGTATAGAAGAGCTGGAGAGAATAATACAGGAATTGTAGAATCCGGAGGAAAGTATGGTATTTGAGGGTTTATCGGAAAAGCTGCAGAATGTAATGAAGAAAATAAGAAGCGCCGGCCGCGTAACCGAAAAAGACGTTAAGGAAATGATGCGGGAAGTAAGGATGGCACTGCTGGAGGCCGACGTTAACTATAAAGTGGTAAAGGATTTTATAGCGAAGGTATCCGAAAGAGCCGTTGGACAGGAAGTGCTTGAAAGCCTTACTCCTGGTCAGCAGGTAATAAAAATAGTTCACGAAGAACTTATCCAGCTGATGGGTGGGGCGGTTGCAAAACTTACGGTGTCGCCTTCTCCGCCTACGGTTTACATGATGGTTGGGCTGCAGGGTGCGGGAAAAACAACTGTGTGCGGAAAGCTGGCTAACTACCTCAGAAAACAGGGAAAAAGGCCATTGCTTGTTGCCTGTGACGTATACAGGCCGGCTGCTGTAAAACAGTTGCAGGTTCTGGGTAAGCAGATTGACATTCCGGTTTTTGAAATGGGAAC from Thermoclostridium stercorarium subsp. stercorarium DSM 8532 harbors:
- the dapB gene encoding 4-hydroxy-tetrahydrodipicolinate reductase encodes the protein MVRILLSGCNGKMGQVITNLARDREDVRIVAGYDIHDNIKNDYPVFTQLENFNIPVDVIIDFSHPSALQTVLNFALAKKIPLIVATTGLSDEQAAKLKEASKVIPVLHSANMSLGVNLLIDLVQKAAKVLYSNFDIEIIERHHNQKIDAPSGTALALADAINQAVPEKYRYVYDRHSSRVKRSKDEIGIHSVRGGTIAGDHTVIFAGNDEIIELRHVANSRDIFGVGALKAAVFIHDKNPGFYTMKDLLNI
- the dapA gene encoding 4-hydroxy-tetrahydrodipicolinate synthase, translated to MKNPIFEGSCVALITPFTGDGVNYEKLEELIEWQIKEGTDAILICGTTGEASTMPDEEHKAVIKFAVEKVAGRVHVMAGTGSNDTRHAIELSKYAESVGADSILTVTPYYNKTTQEGLYQHFKAIAESVKIPVVLYNVPSRTNLNINPETLKRLSEIPNIVAVKECNLNQVAQTRYLCGDNLVIYSGEDGNVVPLLALGGKGVISVAANIIPADMHKMVRSFLNGDIETSREIQIKIVNLVNALFCEVNPIPVKAAMNEMGMNVGKCRLPLVDISEKGLNTVRAALSEYGLI
- a CDS encoding YesL family protein → MAGLFGFFDYTREGPGVPKDAPPKPRIRIFFEVLGRKFWNIVKVNMLFGVFNIPALLFLVFFAAYLQALITQNAVMDAEEMANSLFFGTIPLMTIFVCLPLITVGPAQAGMTYILRNYSREEHAFIWGDFKEQAIKNFKQSMIVSIINAFFTVLVILDIYFYLNFNKDNLLMTAATAFIIVAFLIFMMMSMYIYPMMVTFDLTIRQLYKNAFLFAIMKFFPNLLILIVIFLIVFFSFYYPVIGYLMFIFITMGLTSYITNFYVYSKIDKYMIQPVLQANKENGETSDEEKIFSDTPIIGNNDETNNNEQN
- the ylxM gene encoding YlxM family DNA-binding protein, whose protein sequence is MEEYAKVAILLDLYGQLLTPRQYQILDLYYNSDYTLGEIASQLNISRQGVYDGVKKGKKTLKELEEKLGHAKRFLRHEEALKNILSSLRSVKFVNREEDEKIINLCIEELERIIQEL
- a CDS encoding aspartate-semialdehyde dehydrogenase, with amino-acid sequence MRKYRVAVVGATGMVGRMMLKVLEERNFPISDLFLFASGRSAGQKLTFQGKEYTVEELNENSFDRGIDFALFSAGASVSQKYAPIAAEKGCTVIDNSSAWRMDPSVPLVVPEVNPEDIKWNKGIIANPNCSTIQAVVVLKPLHDKYRIKRIVYSTYQAVSGAGMQGYKDLEDGLKGEPPKKFPYPIAGNILPHIDVFTDNGYTKEEMKMINETRKILHDQSLRITATTVRVPVFNSHSESINVEFEKPFDLDDLRNTLREAPGVIVQDDPANNLYPMPITASGKDEVFVGRIRRDESVESGVNLWVVADNIRKGAATNAVQIAQRLAEYLEKE